In Haemophilus parainfluenzae, one genomic interval encodes:
- a CDS encoding SanA/YdcF family protein has protein sequence MQLSKTLSKMTALSWLLCLPLKKLLGYALGLFLLVLIGCFTIDRAVSFYVQDRVYEDLETLPHRHYALVLGTSKYVAKGKTNKYYDYRLEASKLLVEQDKVDYLLLSGDNRTLQYNEPRTMFLDLRKMGVSESVMFKDFAGFRTLDSVVRANKVFQVPSFTIISQKFHCERALLIAKHYDIDAICFTAKQPDVYFGTRVREMFARVKAVLDLIIGVKPYFLGAPEPLPIPTE, from the coding sequence ATGCAACTATCCAAAACGCTGTCAAAAATGACCGCACTTTCCTGGCTCTTGTGCCTTCCGCTAAAAAAACTCCTCGGTTACGCCTTGGGGCTCTTTTTACTTGTTTTGATTGGTTGCTTCACCATTGATCGTGCCGTGAGCTTTTATGTACAAGACCGCGTGTATGAAGATCTCGAAACGCTCCCGCATCGCCATTATGCATTGGTACTCGGCACATCCAAATATGTGGCTAAAGGCAAAACCAATAAATATTATGATTACCGCTTAGAAGCATCAAAACTCTTGGTCGAGCAAGATAAAGTCGATTATTTACTACTAAGTGGTGATAATCGCACGCTTCAATATAACGAACCACGCACGATGTTTTTGGATCTACGTAAAATGGGTGTATCTGAAAGTGTGATGTTTAAAGATTTTGCGGGATTCCGCACCTTAGACTCTGTTGTGCGAGCAAATAAAGTTTTCCAAGTGCCCTCTTTTACTATTATCAGCCAAAAATTCCATTGTGAACGCGCGCTGTTGATTGCTAAACACTATGATATTGATGCAATTTGCTTTACTGCGAAACAACCTGACGTGTATTTCGGGACACGTGTTCGCGAAATGTTTGCTCGTGTAAAAGCCGTATTAGACTTAATTATCGGTGTAAAACCTTATTTCCTCGGTGCACCAGAACCTCTGCCAATTCCTACCGAATAG
- the metX gene encoding homoserine O-acetyltransferase MetX translates to MAVQNVVLFQDNPLQLTLGGQLSPINVAYQTYGTLNADKSNAVLICHALTGDAEPYFDEPNKDGWWQNFMGEGLAFDTSKYFFICSNVLGGCKGTTGPSSINPITEKPYGSQFPNIIVQDIIKVQKALLEHLSIPHLKAIVGGSFGGMQATQWAIDYPDFMDNIVNLCSSIFFSAEAIGFNHVMRQAVINDPNFNNGDYYDGTPPNQGLSIARMLGMLTYRTDVQLAKAFGRATKSEGQFWGDHFQVESYLSYQGKKFLDRFDANTYLHLLRALDLYDPSVGYADVKEALSRIKACYTLVSVTTDQLFKSIDLHKSKQLLEQAGVDLKFYEFPSDYGHDAFLVDYTAFEHKIRSGIEGELE, encoded by the coding sequence ATGGCTGTGCAAAATGTCGTGCTTTTTCAAGACAATCCACTCCAATTAACATTGGGCGGACAGCTCTCGCCTATTAATGTCGCGTATCAAACTTACGGCACTTTAAATGCAGATAAAAGCAATGCTGTATTGATTTGTCACGCTTTAACGGGAGATGCAGAACCTTATTTTGATGAACCGAATAAAGATGGCTGGTGGCAAAACTTTATGGGAGAAGGTCTAGCTTTTGATACATCTAAATACTTTTTTATTTGCTCAAATGTATTAGGTGGTTGTAAAGGCACAACGGGCCCGAGTTCGATAAATCCAATTACTGAAAAGCCTTATGGTAGCCAGTTCCCAAATATCATCGTTCAAGATATTATCAAAGTGCAAAAAGCTTTGCTTGAACATCTTAGTATCCCGCATTTAAAAGCAATAGTGGGGGGGTCTTTTGGTGGTATGCAAGCTACACAATGGGCAATTGATTATCCAGATTTTATGGATAACATTGTCAATCTTTGTTCTTCTATCTTCTTTAGTGCGGAAGCCATAGGTTTTAACCATGTCATGCGTCAAGCGGTGATTAATGATCCGAATTTCAATAATGGTGACTATTATGATGGCACGCCACCTAATCAAGGCCTTTCCATTGCACGAATGTTAGGAATGTTAACGTATCGTACCGATGTGCAGTTGGCTAAGGCATTTGGTCGTGCAACTAAATCTGAAGGGCAATTTTGGGGCGACCACTTTCAAGTAGAATCCTATTTGAGTTATCAAGGCAAAAAATTCTTAGATCGTTTTGATGCCAACACTTATTTGCATTTATTACGTGCACTGGATTTATATGACCCAAGTGTTGGTTATGCGGATGTAAAAGAAGCTTTATCTCGAATTAAAGCATGTTATACGTTAGTCTCTGTGACGACAGACCAACTGTTTAAATCTATTGATTTGCATAAAAGTAAACAACTTTTAGAACAAGCGGGAGTCGATTTAAAATTTTACGAATTCCCATCGGATTATGGACATGATGCCTTTTTAGTAGATTATACGGCGTTTGAGCACAAAATTCGAAGCGGGATAGAAGGCGAGTTAGAATAA
- a CDS encoding nitroreductase family protein — MDALTLLTQRKSNKKLTAPAPSQVQLEQMFQAALRAPDHGKLEPYHFVVMQGTGLSKLENLLKAAVTEFNLGEERLKKAENFARRAPMVIAVIAKINHEVAKVPGWEQMLTAGAATYALQLAGNALGFDSFWATGPLIEGRELREAFGCGKNDKIVALLQIGTAAEKLEKECKPKDLSRFVSHL; from the coding sequence ATGGACGCATTAACTCTTTTAACACAACGCAAATCCAATAAAAAATTAACGGCACCTGCACCTAGCCAAGTGCAATTAGAACAAATGTTTCAAGCTGCTTTACGTGCACCCGATCATGGTAAACTCGAACCTTATCATTTTGTCGTGATGCAAGGCACTGGCTTAAGTAAACTAGAGAACTTACTCAAAGCAGCTGTAACTGAATTTAATTTAGGTGAAGAGCGACTAAAAAAAGCAGAGAATTTTGCACGCCGCGCACCGATGGTTATTGCCGTCATTGCTAAAATTAATCATGAAGTCGCCAAAGTTCCTGGTTGGGAACAAATGCTTACTGCAGGTGCAGCAACTTATGCTCTTCAACTTGCTGGTAATGCGCTAGGCTTTGATAGTTTTTGGGCAACGGGTCCACTTATTGAAGGACGTGAATTACGTGAAGCATTTGGCTGTGGTAAAAATGATAAGATTGTTGCCTTATTACAAATTGGTACAGCAGCTGAAAAATTAGAAAAAGAGTGTAAACCAAAAGATTTATCACGTTTCGTGAGCCATTTATAA
- the sppA gene encoding signal peptide peptidase SppA, with protein sequence MNNILSVLKFCCKALNFIRNLVMNFVFLLFVLALIFLVGLLGHGKKSQVLSGDQGALYLNLTGYLADNTEDMLSWEKELQRLNNEKVSYKYSTFDVVQSILSAKDDERIRGLVLNLNDFEGGDLPSLEYVGKAIQSFKESQKPVIAYADNYTQSQYFLASFADEIYLNPIGQVSIQGLRYENLYFKSMLEKLEITPHIFRVGTYKSAVEPFLRDDMSPEAKANMQKWLGGMWQNYMQTLMVNRHITANDVLPNAQKYISDLKALKGDETAYVKKRQLVTHFATRLDLEKKLTAFFGRDAEGNTKLLDFEDYLSDLGDRFSVDPNEKNIVAVVNVEGTIIDGESDEESAGGDTIAKLLRQAYNNEKVKAVVLRVNSPGGSAFASEIIRQETENLQKAGKPVVVSMGGMAASGGYWISSTADYIVADKNTITGSIGIFALFPTFENAIKKMGMSTDGVATTDLAETSALSPLSKNTQDIYQLSIENGYDRFLDVVSRGRQLSKDKVDKIAQGQVWLGQDAHKNGLVDELGDIDVSIDKAGALVNQNPDKYMDSFSVQWLVDEDNSFLAQLDRKLKQKGQALLTNWLGLPQEVHQVKKQLNVLTKFNDPKGQYLYCLNCGSVK encoded by the coding sequence ATGAATAACATCTTAAGCGTATTGAAATTTTGTTGTAAAGCACTCAATTTTATCCGAAATCTTGTGATGAATTTTGTGTTTTTATTATTTGTTTTAGCGTTGATTTTTCTTGTCGGCCTTTTGGGGCATGGTAAGAAAAGCCAAGTCTTATCAGGTGATCAAGGTGCATTATATTTAAATTTAACGGGCTATCTTGCGGATAACACGGAAGATATGTTGAGTTGGGAAAAGGAACTCCAACGTTTAAATAATGAAAAAGTCTCTTATAAATATTCAACCTTTGATGTGGTGCAAAGTATTTTATCTGCGAAAGATGATGAACGAATTCGTGGTTTAGTGTTGAATTTAAATGACTTTGAAGGGGGGGATCTTCCATCATTAGAGTATGTAGGAAAGGCCATTCAAAGTTTTAAAGAATCACAAAAGCCAGTTATTGCTTATGCTGACAATTACACACAATCACAATATTTTCTTGCGAGTTTTGCGGATGAAATTTATCTCAATCCGATTGGACAAGTCAGCATTCAAGGTTTACGTTATGAAAATCTTTACTTCAAATCCATGCTCGAAAAACTTGAAATTACGCCGCATATTTTCCGAGTAGGGACATATAAGTCCGCGGTAGAGCCTTTCTTGCGTGATGATATGTCGCCAGAAGCAAAAGCGAATATGCAAAAATGGCTTGGGGGCATGTGGCAAAACTATATGCAAACATTAATGGTTAATCGCCATATTACCGCTAATGATGTATTACCGAATGCACAAAAATATATTAGTGATTTAAAAGCGTTAAAGGGTGATGAAACGGCTTATGTGAAAAAACGTCAGTTAGTGACACATTTTGCGACAAGATTGGATTTAGAGAAAAAATTGACCGCATTTTTTGGTCGAGATGCAGAGGGAAATACTAAATTATTAGATTTTGAAGATTATTTATCTGATTTAGGTGATCGTTTCTCTGTTGATCCAAATGAAAAAAATATCGTTGCTGTAGTTAATGTCGAAGGGACAATTATTGATGGGGAAAGTGATGAGGAATCAGCTGGTGGCGATACCATCGCGAAGTTATTGAGACAAGCCTACAATAACGAGAAAGTAAAGGCGGTTGTTCTCCGTGTTAACTCACCGGGTGGCAGTGCATTTGCCTCTGAAATTATTCGCCAGGAAACCGAAAATCTCCAAAAAGCAGGTAAACCTGTTGTGGTATCTATGGGCGGTATGGCTGCATCTGGTGGTTATTGGATTTCTTCGACTGCAGACTATATTGTGGCAGATAAAAATACGATTACGGGCTCAATCGGAATTTTTGCATTATTCCCAACCTTTGAAAATGCAATCAAAAAAATGGGAATGAGTACCGATGGGGTAGCGACAACAGATCTCGCGGAAACGTCAGCTTTAAGTCCATTGAGTAAAAATACTCAGGATATTTACCAACTCAGTATTGAAAATGGTTATGACCGCTTCTTAGATGTCGTAAGCCGTGGTCGTCAGTTATCAAAAGATAAAGTAGATAAAATTGCTCAAGGCCAAGTTTGGTTAGGGCAAGATGCACATAAAAATGGTTTGGTGGATGAATTAGGTGATATAGATGTATCTATTGATAAAGCTGGTGCTCTAGTAAACCAAAATCCGGATAAATATATGGATAGCTTTAGTGTGCAATGGTTGGTTGATGAAGATAATAGCTTCTTAGCTCAATTAGATCGTAAGCTTAAACAAAAAGGTCAAGCCTTGCTGACAAATTGGTTGGGATTGCCACAGGAAGTGCATCAAGTGAAAAAACAACTGAATGTGTTAACCAAATTTAATGATCCAAAAGGGCAGTATTTGTATTGTTTAAATTGTGGTTCGGTTAAGTAA
- a CDS encoding bile acid:sodium symporter family protein — translation MVFALLAFLFPAQFKIFAPFIPYFLGLVMFGMGITLTFADFSEVAKHPKSVLIGVAGQFIIMPAIAFGLAKAFDLPADLAVGVILVGSCPGGTSSNVMTYLAKGNTALSVTCTTISTLLSPILTPAIFYVLASQWLDINAGAMFMSVLQMVLFPIFLGLVVHALFKKQVEQASQTMPLVSVISIVLILAAVVAVSKDKIIESGLLIFSVVVLHNCLGYLIGYFAAKLFKLNTADSKAVAIEVGMQNSALGAALAAAHFNPIAAVPSALFSFWHNVSGPILANIFSNIKNEK, via the coding sequence ATTGTTTTTGCTCTTCTCGCCTTTCTCTTCCCAGCACAATTTAAAATTTTTGCACCATTCATTCCTTACTTTTTAGGTTTAGTGATGTTCGGTATGGGGATTACCTTAACCTTTGCTGATTTCAGTGAAGTGGCTAAACATCCTAAATCTGTATTAATTGGGGTAGCGGGCCAATTTATTATTATGCCAGCTATCGCATTCGGATTAGCGAAAGCTTTCGATTTGCCTGCTGATTTAGCGGTTGGTGTGATTCTGGTGGGTTCTTGCCCAGGTGGTACTTCATCAAACGTAATGACTTATTTAGCGAAAGGTAACACCGCACTTTCTGTTACTTGTACTACAATCTCAACCTTACTTTCACCAATATTAACCCCTGCTATTTTCTATGTATTAGCAAGCCAATGGTTAGATATTAATGCGGGCGCGATGTTTATGTCTGTATTACAAATGGTATTGTTCCCAATTTTCTTAGGTTTAGTCGTTCATGCACTCTTCAAAAAACAAGTAGAACAAGCAAGCCAAACTATGCCATTAGTCTCTGTTATTTCTATCGTCTTAATCTTGGCAGCGGTAGTGGCAGTAAGCAAAGACAAAATCATAGAATCAGGCCTATTAATTTTCAGCGTAGTAGTTTTACATAACTGCTTAGGTTATTTAATTGGGTACTTTGCGGCAAAATTATTTAAACTTAATACAGCGGATAGTAAAGCGGTGGCAATTGAAGTGGGCATGCAAAACTCTGCTTTAGGTGCAGCACTGGCTGCCGCTCATTTCAACCCGATTGCGGCGGTGCCAAGTGCTTTATTTAGTTTCTGGCACAATGTATCGGGTCCAATTTTGGCGAACATTTTCTCTAATATCAAAAATGAAAAATAA
- a CDS encoding ATP-binding cassette domain-containing protein: MPLLKVENLSKTFDGPAKLFGSEQFYAVKNVSFSLSRKETLAIIGKNGSGKSTLVKMIAGITPPTSGKILFNDLPLQFEDFHYRAQHIRMVLQDANSAFNPRLNIGQALDAPLRLITDWDEETRNQKIFETLSLVGLYPDYTNLKIKHLSVSQKQRIALARALILQPEVIIIDDALGTLDASVRVQLLNLILDLQEHLGISYIYVGQHLGIIKHIADQVLVMDEGEIIESGTPREIFTNPQNNITRLLVESHFGQLLDENAWQTTTS, encoded by the coding sequence ATGCCATTATTAAAAGTGGAAAATCTCAGTAAAACCTTTGATGGTCCAGCCAAACTTTTTGGGTCTGAGCAGTTTTATGCGGTAAAGAACGTCAGCTTTTCGCTTAGTCGGAAAGAAACACTTGCGATTATTGGAAAAAATGGCTCAGGAAAATCGACCTTAGTGAAAATGATCGCAGGGATTACGCCCCCTACTTCGGGGAAAATCTTATTTAATGATTTACCGCTCCAATTTGAAGATTTTCACTATCGTGCACAACATATCCGAATGGTTTTACAAGATGCAAATTCAGCGTTTAATCCTCGGTTGAATATTGGCCAAGCCTTAGATGCACCGCTGCGATTAATTACCGACTGGGATGAAGAAACACGTAATCAAAAGATCTTTGAAACCCTTTCGTTAGTAGGACTTTACCCTGATTACACCAATCTTAAAATTAAACATCTCTCTGTTAGTCAAAAACAGCGGATCGCTTTGGCTCGTGCACTCATTCTGCAGCCTGAAGTGATTATTATCGATGACGCACTTGGTACATTAGATGCCTCCGTTCGTGTTCAATTGCTTAATCTAATTCTAGATTTACAAGAACATTTGGGTATTTCCTATATTTATGTCGGACAACACTTAGGGATTATCAAACATATTGCGGATCAAGTCTTGGTGATGGATGAAGGTGAAATTATCGAATCAGGTACACCAAGAGAAATCTTTACCAATCCTCAAAACAATATTACCCGCCTTCTTGTGGAAAGTCATTTTGGTCAATTGCTCGATGAAAATGCTTGGCAAACAACCACTTCCTAA
- a CDS encoding oligopeptide/dipeptide ABC transporter ATP-binding protein, whose protein sequence is MALLDIRNLNIEIQTPNGRIKIVDSVNLSLNEGEILGLVGESGSGKSLIAKVISNSIKDNWIVTADRFRFNDVELLKLTPNQRRKIVGKEISMIFQDPLSCLDPSRKIGKQLIQSIPNWTFKGRWWQWFGWKKRRAIELLHRVGIKDHKDIMASYPDELTEGEGQKVMIAIAVANQPRLLIADEPTNSLESITALQIFRLLSSMNQNQGTTILLASNDLKSISEWCDSISVLYCGQNTESGPTDQILEMPHHPYTQALLYSVPDFSRPLSFKSKLGTLEGTVPILEQMPIGCRLGPRCPFAQRECIQKPSRYRIKQHEFSCHHPINLRERQFKDKVAASPLTLNTESKGNE, encoded by the coding sequence ATGGCGCTGTTAGATATTCGCAATCTTAATATTGAAATTCAAACACCAAACGGCCGCATAAAAATTGTGGACAGCGTCAATCTTTCGCTTAATGAAGGTGAAATTCTAGGACTTGTCGGTGAGTCAGGCTCCGGTAAAAGTTTAATCGCTAAAGTAATCAGCAATTCCATCAAAGACAACTGGATTGTCACCGCTGACCGTTTTCGTTTTAATGATGTTGAATTACTTAAACTGACACCTAATCAACGTCGAAAAATCGTCGGAAAAGAAATCTCAATGATTTTCCAAGATCCATTAAGCTGCCTTGATCCAAGTCGAAAAATTGGGAAACAACTCATCCAAAGTATTCCAAACTGGACGTTTAAAGGCCGTTGGTGGCAATGGTTTGGTTGGAAAAAACGTCGCGCAATTGAATTGCTACACCGTGTAGGGATTAAAGACCACAAAGACATTATGGCGAGTTATCCTGATGAGCTCACTGAAGGTGAAGGTCAAAAGGTGATGATAGCTATAGCAGTGGCGAATCAACCTCGATTACTAATTGCGGATGAACCCACTAATTCTTTGGAATCCATTACGGCATTGCAAATTTTCCGCTTGCTTTCAAGTATGAACCAAAACCAAGGTACGACAATTTTATTAGCCAGTAACGATCTTAAAAGTATCAGCGAATGGTGTGATAGTATTTCCGTCCTTTATTGTGGGCAAAATACAGAGTCTGGGCCAACCGACCAAATATTAGAAATGCCTCACCATCCTTATACGCAGGCATTGCTCTACTCTGTGCCAGATTTTAGTCGTCCTTTAAGTTTTAAAAGCAAATTAGGGACACTAGAAGGCACCGTACCGATTTTGGAACAAATGCCGATTGGTTGTCGTTTAGGGCCACGTTGTCCTTTCGCTCAACGTGAATGTATTCAAAAACCAAGCCGCTATCGCATTAAACAGCATGAGTTCTCCTGCCATCATCCGATAAATCTTCGAGAACGGCAGTTTAAAGATAAAGTAGCCGCTTCACCGCTTACGCTTAACACTGAATCAAAAGGAAACGAATAA
- a CDS encoding ABC transporter permease subunit, with product MQDREPDEFRESTSLLQIWLLFRQNRVALFSFYLFFILILVAIFPKLIMPYSESMEFVGEELMPPSWVEKGRIAFFFGTDDLGRDVLSRLIMGTQYTLGSSLLVVIAVAIIGGALGILAGMSGGIKARFLGHFFDAFLSIPILLIAIIISTLMEPSLMNAMFATLLAILPYFVHAIYQAIQQELKKDYVLLLRLDGISNWELLKSTILPNISAIYTQEIARAFVVAILDITALSFISLGAQRPMPEWGAMIKDSLELIYLAPWTVLLPGFAIIFTILLSIIFTNGLCQAINKYYE from the coding sequence ATGCAAGATAGAGAACCTGATGAATTTCGCGAAAGCACCTCCCTCTTGCAAATTTGGTTGCTTTTCCGCCAAAATCGTGTGGCATTATTTAGTTTCTACTTATTTTTTATCCTGATTTTGGTCGCTATTTTCCCGAAACTCATCATGCCTTATAGCGAAAGCATGGAGTTTGTGGGAGAAGAATTGATGCCGCCATCTTGGGTTGAAAAAGGTCGTATTGCCTTTTTCTTTGGCACGGACGATCTTGGCCGAGATGTACTCAGTCGATTAATAATGGGGACACAATACACTCTTGGTTCATCCCTTTTGGTGGTTATCGCTGTGGCAATTATTGGGGGCGCACTAGGTATTCTCGCGGGTATGTCTGGCGGGATTAAAGCGCGTTTTTTAGGTCATTTTTTTGATGCTTTTTTATCGATTCCTATTTTGCTGATTGCCATTATCATTTCCACGTTAATGGAACCAAGCTTAATGAATGCCATGTTTGCTACCCTATTAGCTATTTTGCCGTATTTTGTGCATGCAATTTATCAAGCGATTCAGCAAGAGCTGAAGAAAGACTATGTTCTCTTACTAAGATTAGATGGGATTTCAAATTGGGAGCTATTAAAAAGCACAATTTTGCCGAATATTAGTGCTATCTATACGCAAGAAATCGCTCGCGCATTTGTGGTCGCTATTTTAGATATTACAGCATTAAGCTTTATTTCTCTTGGTGCTCAACGCCCTATGCCAGAATGGGGGGCGATGATAAAAGACTCACTGGAGTTAATTTATCTTGCGCCTTGGACTGTTTTATTACCTGGTTTTGCTATTATTTTTACCATTTTATTAAGCATTATTTTTACTAACGGATTGTGTCAAGCAATCAATAAATATTACGAGTAA
- a CDS encoding ABC transporter permease, with the protein MLFSAIRYVIWVSILLLVLSVLSFVILMRDPLNADLVTNNIYSAYYHYLTSLLQGDLGITYNGGESLKDLIFTVLPPTLELCFTALLLACILGIPLGVLSAVYNQRPCARALQSISNVGLSIPIFWFAPILLYVAAIQSWEIAAIGQYNLLYEIKPITGFPTIDMWFVDVPYRTKIVQNVLQHLALPTLVLCILPTMEFIRIIQQRADYLLQQEYAKAAVTRGWSKWTILKRYVFRNTFPLLIPQLTRVFTLVLTQCMLVENVLGWPGIGRWLIDAVTQQDYNSISAGVVVIGVCIIIIDTLAKSLMFMLDPFNKKGWYAR; encoded by the coding sequence ATGCTCTTTTCAGCAATTCGTTATGTCATTTGGGTAAGCATTTTATTATTGGTTTTATCCGTATTAAGTTTTGTGATTTTAATGCGAGATCCGCTCAATGCTGATCTTGTCACAAACAACATTTATAGTGCTTATTATCATTACCTTACATCATTGTTACAGGGCGATTTAGGGATTACCTATAACGGCGGAGAATCGTTAAAAGATTTAATTTTTACTGTATTACCACCCACATTAGAGCTCTGTTTTACCGCACTTTTATTGGCTTGCATCTTAGGTATTCCTCTCGGCGTATTAAGTGCGGTCTATAATCAGCGTCCTTGTGCACGCGCATTGCAAAGTATCTCTAATGTTGGTTTATCTATTCCTATTTTCTGGTTTGCCCCGATTTTACTCTATGTCGCAGCGATTCAAAGCTGGGAGATTGCAGCCATCGGGCAGTATAATTTGCTGTATGAAATCAAACCTATCACAGGCTTTCCTACCATTGATATGTGGTTTGTTGATGTCCCTTACCGAACCAAAATCGTACAAAACGTTTTACAGCATTTAGCCTTACCGACATTAGTGCTTTGTATTCTGCCGACAATGGAATTTATCCGCATCATTCAGCAACGAGCTGATTATTTACTTCAACAAGAATATGCCAAAGCGGCTGTAACACGTGGATGGTCGAAATGGACGATTTTAAAACGTTACGTTTTTCGTAATACATTTCCATTATTGATTCCACAGCTTACTCGCGTATTTACCTTAGTATTAACACAATGTATGTTGGTAGAAAACGTTTTAGGTTGGCCAGGAATCGGGCGTTGGCTGATTGATGCCGTGACCCAACAAGATTACAACAGTATTTCGGCTGGAGTCGTAGTGATCGGTGTTTGCATCATCATTATTGATACCTTAGCCAAGTCACTGATGTTTATGTTAGATCCATTTAATAAGAAGGGCTGGTATGCAAGATAG
- a CDS encoding ABC transporter substrate-binding protein gives MLRRNVTFCFLLCGLSQINLAQAAPSIPKMLTENGLTYCTNASGFSFNPQTADAGTSMNVVTEQIYNKLFDIKDHSAALVPVLAQSYSLSSDGKQILINLRKGVKFHRTPWFTPTRDFNAEDVVFSINRVLGHDTYLPTFSDNEVTYKNPQYRIFHEQAKKVHFPYFESIKLNQKIKSITATNPYQVKIELFEPDASILSHLASQYSIIFSQEYAYQLSADDNLTQLDTHPVGTGPYQVKDYVYNQYVRLVRNEDYWKKEAKIKNIIVDLSADRTGRLIKFFNNECQIASYPEVSQLGLLSEKDDRYYLQSTDGMNLAYLAFNFQKPLMQDKTIRQAISQSLNRFRIVRNIYHNTATVANNIIPDISWASAINTPDFSYDYQPSEAEKTLRDKKLTLKMWVINEEQVYNPAPIKMAELIKWDLAKAGVDVKVRSVTRTFLIEQLRKGTEDYDLILTGWLAGNLDPDGFMRPILSCDTQKEITNLSNWCNPEFDKMMDHALSTNHLYERSKAYNNAQELILNELPIVPIANVKRLLVARGNVKGIEMTPFGSINFSTLYFMKNKEKK, from the coding sequence ATGTTACGTCGAAATGTCACTTTTTGTTTTTTATTGTGTGGGTTGAGCCAAATTAATCTGGCACAAGCCGCCCCAAGCATACCCAAAATGCTGACAGAAAACGGCTTAACCTACTGCACGAATGCATCGGGCTTTTCCTTTAACCCGCAAACCGCTGATGCCGGCACTAGTATGAATGTAGTGACGGAACAAATTTATAACAAATTGTTTGATATTAAAGACCATAGTGCAGCGCTTGTTCCTGTGTTAGCACAATCCTATTCTCTTTCATCTGATGGTAAACAAATTCTCATTAATCTTCGTAAAGGGGTGAAATTCCATCGTACTCCTTGGTTTACACCAACTCGTGACTTTAATGCCGAGGATGTGGTCTTTTCGATTAATCGTGTTTTAGGGCATGATACTTACTTGCCTACATTTTCAGATAATGAAGTAACCTATAAAAATCCACAATATAGAATCTTCCACGAACAAGCTAAGAAGGTACACTTTCCGTATTTTGAAAGTATTAAGCTGAATCAAAAAATTAAAAGCATCACAGCAACGAATCCTTATCAGGTCAAAATTGAACTGTTTGAACCCGATGCCTCAATTCTGTCGCATCTTGCTAGCCAATACTCTATTATTTTCTCGCAAGAATATGCATATCAATTAAGTGCGGATGATAATCTCACCCAATTGGATACGCATCCTGTGGGCACGGGCCCTTATCAAGTAAAAGATTACGTGTATAATCAATATGTTCGCTTGGTTCGCAATGAGGATTATTGGAAAAAAGAAGCCAAAATCAAAAATATTATTGTGGATCTTTCGGCGGATCGTACAGGGCGTTTAATTAAATTCTTTAATAATGAATGTCAAATCGCGTCTTATCCTGAAGTCAGCCAACTCGGTTTGCTAAGTGAGAAGGACGACCGTTATTATCTTCAATCTACGGATGGAATGAACTTGGCCTATTTGGCTTTCAATTTCCAAAAGCCATTAATGCAAGATAAAACTATTCGTCAAGCCATTTCGCAAAGCTTAAACCGTTTTAGAATTGTGCGAAATATTTACCACAATACAGCAACCGTAGCGAATAACATTATCCCTGATATTTCTTGGGCTTCTGCGATTAATACGCCTGATTTTTCTTATGATTATCAGCCCTCAGAAGCGGAAAAAACGTTACGCGATAAAAAACTCACGTTAAAGATGTGGGTAATAAACGAAGAGCAAGTATATAACCCTGCACCAATAAAAATGGCGGAGCTCATTAAATGGGATTTAGCCAAAGCAGGAGTGGATGTTAAAGTGCGGTCAGTAACACGCACGTTTTTAATCGAACAATTACGCAAAGGGACTGAAGATTACGATTTAATCTTAACGGGTTGGCTTGCTGGAAACCTTGATCCTGACGGTTTTATGCGCCCGATTTTAAGTTGTGATACACAAAAGGAAATCACTAATCTATCCAATTGGTGTAACCCTGAATTCGATAAGATGATGGATCACGCACTATCCACCAATCATTTATATGAACGGTCTAAAGCGTATAACAATGCGCAAGAGCTCATTTTAAACGAATTACCTATTGTGCCAATTGCAAACGTAAAACGACTTTTAGTCGCACGTGGTAATGTAAAAGGAATTGAAATGACCCCATTTGGTAGCATCAATTTTTCTACCTTGTATTTCATGAAAAATAAGGAGAAAAAATAA